A part of Cottoperca gobio chromosome 4, fCotGob3.1, whole genome shotgun sequence genomic DNA contains:
- the usp46 gene encoding ubiquitin carboxyl-terminal hydrolase 46: MTVRNIASICNMGTNASALEKDIGPEQFPINEHYFGLVNFGNTCYCNSVLQALYFCRPFRENVLSYKAQQKKKENLLTCLADLFHSIATQKKKVGVIPPKKFISRLRKENDLFDNYMQQDAHEFLNYLLNTVADILQEEKKQEKQNGRLKNNGTTETEPENKTEPTWVHDIFQGTLTNETRCLNCETVSSKDEDFLDLSVDVEQNTSITHCLRDFSNTETLCSEYKYYCEACCSKQEAQKRMRVKKLPMILALHLKRFKYMEQLHRYTKLSYRVVFPLELRLFNTSGDAVNLDRMYDLVAVVVHCGSGPNRGHYITIVKSHGFWLLFDDDIVEKIDAQAIEEFYGLTSDISKNSESGYILFYQSRE, translated from the exons ATGACTGTCAGAAACATCGCCTCCATTTGTAATATG GGCACCAATGCCTCTGCTCTGGAGAAAGACATCGGCCCGGAGCAATTTCCAATCAATGAACACTACTTTGGATTGGTCAAT TTTGGAAACACCTGTTACTGTAACTCAGTGCTACAGGCTCTCTACTTCTGCCGGCCTTTCCGGGAGAACGTGCTGTCTTACAAAGcccagcagaagaagaaggagaacctGCTCACATGCCTGGCTGACCTCTTCCACTCCATTgccacacagaagaagaaagtgggCGTCATCCCGCCCAAGAAGTTCATCTCCCGTCTACGGAAAGAGAACG ATCTGTTCGACAACTACATGCAACAGGACGCCCACGAGTTCCTCAACTACCTGCTGAACACGGTGGCCGAcatcctgcaggaggagaagaagcaggaaaaGCAGAACGGGCGGCTCAAGAACAACGGCACCACCGAGACGGAGCCGGAGAACAAGACGGAGCCCACGTGGGTTCACGATATCTTCCAGGGCACACTGACCAATGAGACGCGCTGCCTCAACTGTGAAACG GTGAGCAGTAAAGATGAAGATTTTCTGGATCTTTCTGTGGACGTGGAGCAGAACACATCAATAACACACTGTCTCAG GGACTTCAGCAACACCGAGACTTTGTGCAGTGAATACAAATACTACTGTGAGGCATGCTGCAGCAAGCAGGAAGCACAGAAGCG GATGCGTGTGAAGAAGCTTCCCATGATCCTGGCACTGCACCTGAAGAGGTTTAAGTACATGGAGCAGCTGCACCGCTACACCAAGCTGTCCTATCGAGTGGTTTTCCCCCTAGAACTCCGTCTGTTCAACACGTCCGGGGATGCAGTCAACCTGGATCGCATGTACGACCTAGTGGCTGTGGTGGTCCACTGTGGCAG TGGTCCCAACAGAGGACATTACATCACCATAGTGAAGAGTCACGGCTTCTGGCTGCTGTTTGACGATGACATTGTGGAG AAAATTGACGCCCAGGCCATCGAGGAGTTTTACGGGCTTACCTCAGACATCTCCAAGAACTCCGAGTCAGGATACATCCTCTTCTACCAGTCCAGGGAGTGA